A genomic window from Solanum stenotomum isolate F172 chromosome 10, ASM1918654v1, whole genome shotgun sequence includes:
- the LOC125843113 gene encoding uncharacterized mitochondrial protein AtMg00810-like, which translates to MAYLLLYVDDAILTTSSDKLRQSIISLLSSEFAMKDLGYLSYFLGIAVTRHEASPTPVDTKLKLGTTTSKPFEDPSLYRSLAGAL; encoded by the exons ATGGCTTATCTTTTACTGTATGTCGATGATGCCATTTTGACTACTTCCTCGGATAAGCTCCGTCAGTCAATCATCTCCCTTCTTAGCTCGGAATTTGCTATGAAGGACTTGGGCTATTTGAGCTATTTTCTGGGCATTGCAGTCACTCGTCATGAAG CATCTCCCACTCCGGTTGATACAAAACTGAAGCTCGGTACTACTACGAGCAAACCGTTTGAGGATCCATCTCTTTATAGGAGTCTTGCTGGAGCACTTTAG